The Polaribacter sp. MED152 region TTGGGTGTAGAGTTTGCATTCCCATCTACAACTGTAACTATAGAGCAATTTCCAGATAAAAGTAATTTATCACCTAAATACAATACCAGTAAAGAAAGTATTAATGCTACAATACAAAATATTCTTACTGAGTTTAAAAATGATGTTCCACCAGAAAACACACCAGAAAGTTAATGAAGAATTTATTTAAAATAATTTTACGTCTTTTAGGGTTGCTAATTATTGCATTGGTTGTTTTTTATTTTTGGGCATCATCACCCAGTTTAGAGGAAAGTGAGTATTCAAGTATAACTCATAATTCGAGTATGGCAACAGGTGAAAATGATTCCGTTTTTAGCATAGCAACTTATAATATTGGTTATTTAAGTGGAATGACGAATAACAGACCTGTACCAAAGCCAAAAAGTTTATTTAAGGCCAATTTACAAAAGGTAAAAAAAGAAACACAGGCTGTAAATCCAGATATTATTGCTTTTCAAGAAATTGATTATAACGCATCACGCTCTTATCATATAAATCAGGAAGAAGAAGTTGCAAGTTTAGGCTACAATTACAGTGCAAGAACTGTAAATTGGGATGAAAACTATTTACCTTTTCCTTATTGGCCAATTAGTATGCATTTTGGTAAAGTAATTTCTGGGCAATCTATTCTAAGTAAATATCCTTTAGCAAATCAAGAAAGAGTGGTACTTTCTAGAGTAGAAGATTCTCCTTTTTATAGAGATGCTTTTTATTTAGAAAGGTTGGCTCAAATTGTAAAAGCCAATATTAATGGTAAAGAAATTGTAATTATAAATATTCATTTAGAAGCTTTTGATAAACCAACAAGAGCAAAACAATTTCAAGAAGTAGAGGCTATTTTTAATAAATACAAAAACGATTATCCAACTCTACTTTTAGGTGATTTTAACGCTAGAGCTAGAGATAAGTCATCTGTAGTACAAACGTTTTTTAAGGATGATAACATAGGAAATGCGGCTTTTAATTATGATGCAATTGCCAATACTTTTGATACAAAAGATCCTTATGAAAGAATTGATTACATTTTTTACACAAAAGAAACTATAGAATATGTTTCAGGTCGTGTATTGAATGAATATGAACAGGCTTCAGATCACCTACCAGTTTTTATGAAGTTTAAGTTAAAATAAATGTGAATTATTGCT contains the following coding sequences:
- a CDS encoding endonuclease/exonuclease/phosphatase family protein translates to MKNLFKIILRLLGLLIIALVVFYFWASSPSLEESEYSSITHNSSMATGENDSVFSIATYNIGYLSGMTNNRPVPKPKSLFKANLQKVKKETQAVNPDIIAFQEIDYNASRSYHINQEEEVASLGYNYSARTVNWDENYLPFPYWPISMHFGKVISGQSILSKYPLANQERVVLSRVEDSPFYRDAFYLERLAQIVKANINGKEIVIINIHLEAFDKPTRAKQFQEVEAIFNKYKNDYPTLLLGDFNARARDKSSVVQTFFKDDNIGNAAFNYDAIANTFDTKDPYERIDYIFYTKETIEYVSGRVLNEYEQASDHLPVFMKFKLK